One window of Flavobacteriales bacterium genomic DNA carries:
- a CDS encoding methionyl-tRNA formyltransferase, with product MNRRIVFMGTPAFAVASLNALINAKMDVAAVVTAPDRPAGRGRQLRMSAVKERALELGLPVLQPENLKAPEFHAQLDATKASLYVVVAFRMLPEAVWARPKNGTVNLHASLLPDYRGAAPINWAVINGEQRTGVTTFMINGRIDTGDILLREVVEIGPEENTGALHDRLMSIGADLLVRTAKDILDGTVESIPQAQFAGDRVHDAPKLTPLSSRIDWDLSAQRVHDHIRGLSPYPGAWTTWKEEGHDDRQFKILAARRAPASTEKSRPGQVTLVDDRLLIGCSNGPIEALEVQMQGKRPMSAEAFLRGLHNRTGIHVA from the coding sequence ATGAACCGACGCATTGTTTTCATGGGCACCCCCGCGTTCGCGGTGGCCTCCCTCAACGCGCTCATCAATGCCAAAATGGATGTGGCCGCCGTGGTAACCGCACCAGATCGGCCTGCGGGGCGCGGGCGGCAATTGCGCATGAGCGCCGTGAAGGAACGCGCGTTGGAACTCGGCCTCCCTGTACTTCAGCCCGAGAACTTGAAAGCGCCCGAGTTCCATGCGCAATTGGATGCAACGAAAGCATCGCTCTATGTGGTGGTGGCGTTCCGGATGCTGCCCGAGGCGGTGTGGGCGCGGCCGAAGAATGGCACGGTGAACCTGCATGCCTCGCTCCTCCCCGACTATCGCGGTGCGGCCCCGATCAACTGGGCCGTGATCAATGGCGAGCAGCGCACCGGGGTGACCACCTTCATGATCAACGGACGCATCGACACCGGTGACATCCTGCTCCGAGAGGTCGTCGAGATAGGTCCCGAAGAAAACACCGGCGCCCTGCATGACCGGTTGATGAGCATCGGTGCCGACCTGCTCGTTCGTACGGCGAAGGACATTCTGGACGGCACGGTGGAAAGCATCCCCCAGGCACAGTTCGCCGGGGACCGCGTACACGATGCACCGAAGTTGACGCCGCTCTCATCCCGGATCGACTGGGATCTTTCCGCACAACGCGTCCACGACCATATAAGAGGACTATCACCTTATCCCGGTGCATGGACCACATGGAAGGAGGAGGGGCACGACGATCGCCAGTTCAAGATCCTCGCGGCCCGGCGCGCACCGGCCTCCACGGAAAAGTCACGGCCCGGCCAGGTGACCCTGGTGGACGATCGCCTGTTGATCGGATGTAGCAACGGTCCGATCGAGGCGCTGGAAGTGCAGATGCAAGGCAAACGCCCGATGAGCGCGGAGGCCTTTTTACGCGGGCTTCATAACCGGACAGGGATCCACGTCGCATAA
- a CDS encoding DNA-3-methyladenine glycosylase produces MKKLDRRFYANSDVVEVARELLGKVLVTNIDRELTSGVISETEAYAGAVDRASHAYGGKVTKRNAIMYGEPGFAYIYLCYGIHHLFNIVTDMPGIAHAVLVRAIHPLQGKETMLRRRNAKVLTTTGPGTLSQSLGIRTAHTGTDLLGDLITVEDHGITIPRTSVIIGPRIGVDYAGKDALLPYRFHFDPRILK; encoded by the coding sequence ATGAAAAAGTTGGACCGGAGATTCTATGCGAATAGCGATGTGGTCGAAGTGGCGCGCGAACTTTTAGGCAAGGTGCTCGTGACGAACATCGACAGGGAGCTCACCTCAGGTGTGATCTCCGAGACCGAAGCCTATGCCGGCGCAGTGGACCGTGCATCGCATGCGTATGGGGGAAAGGTGACCAAGAGGAATGCCATCATGTATGGAGAACCGGGCTTCGCCTACATATACCTCTGCTACGGCATCCACCATCTCTTCAACATCGTCACCGACATGCCGGGCATCGCTCATGCCGTGCTGGTGCGCGCCATCCATCCCTTGCAAGGAAAAGAGACCATGCTACGAAGGCGTAACGCTAAGGTGCTCACCACCACCGGCCCCGGAACACTGTCCCAGTCGCTCGGCATCCGAACGGCACATACCGGCACCGATCTGCTGGGCGATCTCATCACCGTCGAGGACCACGGCATCACCATTCCCCGGACTTCCGTTATCATCGGCCCGCGTATCGGCGTGGACTATGCCGGCAAGGATGCGTTGCTCCCCTATCGCTTCCACTTCGATCCCCGTATACTGAAATGA
- a CDS encoding RecQ family ATP-dependent DNA helicase, translating into MARDIQEVLLSVWGYPEFRPMQEEVVRAVMNGEDTLALMPTGGGKSLCFQVPALAMGKLCIVVSPLIALMRDQVERLRKQGVRATAVTSGMGHVEIDNALDSAMLGKLDFLYVSPERLGSDLFKARLSRMPVGLIAVDEAHCISQWGYDFRPAYMLIGSLREAHPKVPILALTASATPEVAKDIMKRLDFRKKNELRGSFIRPELTFWVSRGEDKLGRLLRIAHKVQGSGIVYLRDRRGTVRIAQYLKQHGISAEAYHAGLPFEDRERVQREWSEGKTRFVAATNAFGMGIDKADVRSVVHLEPPPDMESYYQESGRAGRDGKSAYAFLLTHPADEGKLREKVDASFPSLNEVRRVYQAFADQHGIALGAGEFEAYNLDLAELGRRATLPVAKVNNALKALELDGGIALSDGAHSPSRVLMRAGADTVHDLRVKDNRAGPLLEALLRLYGGLFEEAAIIDEEALAKHLGKSVMHVRNLLFDLSRTNVLFYRPRNDSPTATLLIPRRDARTLTLNKEALQAREERARERMEAMVAFAFHDLGCRESAVLRYFGETPQAPCRRCDNCQAADRTNIVQEPPVRWEVDEGHAIRDRN; encoded by the coding sequence ATGGCCCGCGATATCCAAGAAGTCCTTCTCTCCGTATGGGGCTATCCCGAATTCCGGCCCATGCAGGAAGAGGTGGTACGGGCCGTGATGAACGGCGAAGACACGCTCGCGTTGATGCCCACCGGTGGAGGGAAGAGCCTGTGCTTTCAAGTGCCGGCCCTCGCAATGGGCAAGCTTTGCATCGTGGTGTCGCCGCTGATCGCACTGATGCGCGATCAGGTGGAACGGCTCCGTAAACAGGGCGTTCGCGCCACTGCCGTCACCAGCGGCATGGGCCATGTGGAGATCGACAATGCCTTGGACAGTGCGATGCTCGGTAAGTTGGACTTCCTCTATGTCTCGCCGGAACGGTTGGGCTCGGATCTCTTCAAGGCGCGTCTTTCGCGTATGCCCGTCGGTCTCATCGCGGTGGACGAGGCCCATTGCATCAGTCAGTGGGGTTATGATTTCCGGCCCGCGTACATGCTTATCGGCTCGCTCCGCGAAGCCCATCCCAAGGTACCCATCCTGGCATTGACCGCCTCGGCCACACCGGAGGTGGCGAAGGACATCATGAAGCGGCTGGATTTCCGGAAGAAGAACGAATTACGCGGCTCCTTCATCCGGCCTGAGCTCACCTTCTGGGTAAGCCGTGGCGAGGACAAGCTCGGAAGGTTGTTGCGGATCGCGCACAAGGTGCAAGGCAGCGGCATCGTCTACTTGCGCGACCGCCGCGGCACGGTGCGGATCGCACAATACCTGAAGCAGCACGGCATCAGCGCCGAAGCCTACCACGCAGGGCTCCCGTTCGAGGACCGTGAACGGGTACAACGTGAATGGTCGGAAGGAAAAACGCGCTTCGTGGCTGCAACGAACGCCTTCGGGATGGGGATCGACAAGGCCGACGTGCGCTCCGTGGTACACCTGGAACCACCGCCGGACATGGAGAGCTACTATCAGGAATCGGGGCGCGCCGGACGCGACGGCAAATCCGCTTATGCATTCCTCTTGACCCATCCGGCGGACGAGGGGAAGCTGCGCGAAAAGGTGGATGCTTCCTTCCCGTCGCTCAACGAGGTCCGCCGCGTTTACCAGGCCTTCGCCGATCAACATGGTATCGCCTTGGGCGCCGGCGAGTTCGAGGCCTACAACCTGGACCTGGCTGAACTGGGCCGAAGGGCGACCCTGCCCGTGGCCAAAGTGAACAACGCGCTGAAGGCCCTTGAGCTCGACGGTGGCATCGCCTTGTCGGACGGTGCGCATTCCCCCTCACGCGTGCTGATGCGCGCCGGGGCGGACACTGTACACGACCTGCGCGTGAAGGACAACCGCGCCGGGCCTTTGCTGGAGGCCCTGTTGCGGCTGTATGGCGGGCTCTTCGAGGAAGCCGCCATCATCGACGAGGAAGCGCTGGCCAAACACCTGGGCAAGTCCGTGATGCACGTGCGCAACCTGCTGTTCGACCTCTCCCGCACCAATGTGCTCTTCTATCGGCCAAGGAATGATTCACCCACGGCGACGCTGCTCATCCCGCGACGCGATGCACGGACGTTGACACTGAACAAGGAAGCTCTACAGGCACGCGAGGAGCGCGCACGCGAGCGGATGGAAGCGATGGTGGCGTTCGCATTCCATGATCTTGGATGCCGGGAATCCGCGGTGCTCCGTTATTTCGGGGAGACACCGCAAGCGCCCTGTCGCCGGTGCGACAACTGCCAGGCAGCCGACCGGACGAACATCGTGCAGGAGCCGCCTGTTCGTTGGGAGGTGGATGAAGGGCATGCGATCCGCGATCGCAACTGA
- a CDS encoding branched-chain amino acid aminotransferase gives MISAAPSMDIRNIERSRLPETDLEHLKFGRVFTDHMFVMDFVDGAWQRPQIVPFGDQEMSPATLVIHYAQTIFEGMKAYRNEQGEVTLFRPEANIARMNRSAKRMCMPQIPEDLFLEGLKELVRLDGAWLPEGKDGALYIRPFMYADDEYIGVKPSDGYRFIIFMSPVRGYYQEPLKVRIELEYSRAFPGGTGEVKCGGNYAGGLYPSKMAQDAGYHQLLWTDAMEHKYIEESGTMNVFFIIDGVLTTPSLDGTILAGITRDSILRIAGEMGLSVKERRVTVEEVVSGVGNGKVTSAFGAGTAATIAPIAVIGYKGEDLKLPPVDENSEVMRIGKLLDDIRRGRVSDTRGWVVKAS, from the coding sequence ATGATCAGTGCTGCACCAAGTATGGATATTAGGAACATCGAACGTTCCCGCCTTCCGGAGACCGATCTGGAGCATTTGAAATTCGGCCGGGTCTTCACCGACCACATGTTCGTGATGGATTTTGTGGACGGTGCATGGCAACGGCCGCAGATCGTGCCTTTCGGCGATCAAGAGATGAGCCCGGCCACGCTGGTGATCCACTATGCCCAAACGATATTCGAAGGCATGAAAGCCTATCGAAATGAACAGGGCGAGGTGACGCTGTTCCGGCCGGAGGCGAACATTGCCCGGATGAACCGCAGTGCGAAGCGGATGTGCATGCCCCAGATCCCGGAGGACCTTTTTCTGGAAGGGCTGAAGGAACTGGTGCGCCTGGACGGGGCCTGGTTGCCGGAAGGGAAGGACGGCGCGTTGTACATCCGTCCGTTCATGTACGCGGACGACGAATACATCGGTGTGAAGCCCAGCGACGGCTACCGCTTTATCATCTTCATGAGCCCGGTCCGTGGCTACTATCAGGAGCCGTTGAAAGTGCGTATCGAACTGGAGTACAGCCGGGCCTTCCCCGGAGGGACCGGCGAGGTGAAGTGCGGCGGCAACTATGCGGGCGGGCTTTATCCCTCGAAGATGGCGCAGGATGCCGGCTACCACCAGTTGTTGTGGACCGATGCGATGGAGCACAAGTACATCGAGGAGAGCGGTACGATGAACGTCTTCTTCATCATCGACGGCGTATTGACCACCCCCAGCTTGGACGGGACGATCCTGGCGGGGATCACACGGGACAGCATCCTGAGGATCGCCGGTGAAATGGGCCTGTCCGTGAAGGAGCGGAGAGTGACCGTGGAAGAAGTGGTGTCCGGTGTGGGCAACGGCAAGGTGACCTCTGCCTTCGGCGCCGGTACGGCCGCCACGATCGCGCCGATCGCTGTGATCGGCTACAAGGGCGAGGACCTGAAGCTGCCACCGGTGGACGAGAACAGCGAAGTGATGCGGATCGGCAAGTTGCTGGACGACATCCGGCGCGGCCGCGTGTCGGACACCCGCGGCTGGGTGGTGAAGGCTTCTTGA
- a CDS encoding histidine phosphatase family protein, producing MRTLYIVRHAKSSWADPGMSDFDRPLNERGMHDAPMMAERFDGRLEPVDLLMSSPAKRALTTANFFAAALENAPVHEIPELYLADRRSLLYIIGKLPDGVRQAMLFGHNPGVSELVELLTGNGIGDMPTCATVRIDLHVATWQEVVAGTGTLKWWDTPKSDQG from the coding sequence ATGCGCACGTTGTATATCGTTCGCCATGCGAAAAGCTCCTGGGCCGACCCGGGCATGAGCGACTTCGACCGCCCCTTGAACGAGCGCGGCATGCACGATGCACCGATGATGGCCGAACGTTTTGACGGCAGGCTGGAGCCCGTGGATCTGTTGATGAGCAGCCCCGCCAAACGCGCCCTCACCACAGCCAACTTCTTTGCTGCGGCATTGGAGAACGCACCTGTCCATGAGATCCCGGAGCTCTACCTGGCTGATCGCAGATCGCTCCTGTACATCATAGGCAAACTGCCCGATGGTGTGCGACAAGCGATGTTGTTCGGCCATAACCCCGGAGTGAGCGAACTGGTGGAACTGCTTACCGGGAACGGCATCGGCGACATGCCAACCTGTGCCACCGTTCGTATTGATCTGCATGTGGCCACTTGGCAAGAGGTCGTCGCTGGCACCGGTACGCTCAAGTGGTGGGATACGCCGAAGAGCGACCAGGGATGA
- a CDS encoding nucleotidyltransferase domain-containing protein: MLELSSDHLAIVRAILAEHVPQAKAWAFGSRVLGTAKKFSDLDIAIEAEDELSIGTLGDLRYAFAESDLPISVDLLDMRTVRMPFKTDRGTATCAALMRTMQVPWARMSRSPRTLRWRITS, translated from the coding sequence ATGCTTGAATTGTCCTCCGATCATCTCGCAATCGTCCGTGCGATCCTAGCGGAACATGTTCCGCAGGCAAAGGCGTGGGCATTCGGTTCGCGTGTGCTTGGCACGGCTAAAAAGTTCAGCGATCTCGACATCGCGATCGAAGCAGAGGATGAACTTTCCATCGGCACCCTCGGCGACTTGCGATATGCCTTCGCGGAAAGTGACCTGCCCATCAGCGTCGATCTCTTGGACATGCGCACGGTGAGAATGCCATTCAAAACAGATCGTGGAACGGCAACGTGTGCCGCTTTGATGCGCACGATGCAAGTGCCGTGGGCCCGAATGTCAAGATCGCCCCGTACCTTGCGATGGAGGATTACGTCGTGA
- a CDS encoding nucleotidyltransferase substrate binding protein, which yields MSPAKLDLASFKRSLAALRKVTRMDLEDEVVRDAAIKRFEFTYEIAWKMMRRHLEWAGMTDSPITTRRELFRQAARFALIDEPLAWFEYHEARNLTANTYDEDNARKVAGLLKQFTKDAAKLLRALKEHHA from the coding sequence ATGTCACCTGCCAAACTGGATCTTGCCTCCTTCAAGCGATCACTTGCCGCGTTGCGGAAAGTGACCCGGATGGACTTGGAGGATGAAGTGGTCCGCGATGCGGCCATTAAGCGCTTCGAGTTCACTTACGAGATCGCATGGAAGATGATGCGGCGGCACTTGGAATGGGCAGGCATGACCGACTCGCCCATTACTACGCGGCGCGAATTATTTCGGCAAGCCGCACGGTTCGCGTTGATCGATGAGCCGTTGGCATGGTTCGAATACCATGAAGCCCGGAACCTCACGGCGAACACTTATGACGAGGACAATGCGCGCAAAGTGGCGGGGCTCCTCAAGCAGTTCACCAAGGATGCAGCCAAGCTGCTCCGTGCATTAAAAGAACACCATGCTTGA
- the clpB gene encoding ATP-dependent chaperone ClpB: MDLNKFTIRSQQAIQQAQTIATGLGQQQIETGHLLKGLLEVDQDVTPFLLKKLNVNTATLLSALDRIVNGYPKVQGGDVVLSRQSATVLNKALASLKEFGDEFASVEHLLIGLEAGSDNVAQLLKDGGVNHKDLVLAIKELRKGSKVTSQSQEETYNALNKYAKNLNQLAKENKLDPVIGRDEEIRRVLQILSRRTKNNPILIGEPGVGKTAIAEGIAQRIVSGDVPDDLKSKQVFSLDMGSLVAGAKYKGEFEERLKAVVKEVISAEGNVILFIDEIHTLVGAGGGEGAMDAANILKPALARGELRAIGATTLNEYQKYFEKDKALERRFQKVLIDEPSREDAISILRGLKEKYESHHKVLIKDAAIIAAVELSTRYISDRFLPDKAIDLIDEAASKLRMEINSKPEELDEVDRRVMQLEIEREAIKREGDQSQLEGLNKEIAELGNKRDALKARWESERGLVEKINEAKDRAEQLKFDAAQAEREGDYEKVAEIRYGRMKETEDQLAKAKADLIELQTTSKMIKEEVDVEEIASVVSRWTGIPVTSMLETERMKLLTLEDELHKRVVGQDQAVRAVADAVRRSRAGMGDAKRPIGSFIFLGTTGVGKTELAKALSEVLFNDEHAMTRIDMSEYQERHSTSRLVGAPPGYIGYEEGGQLTEAVRRKPYSVVLLDEIEKAHPDVWNVLLQVLDDGRLTDNKGRVVNFKNTIIIMTSNIGSDIIQENYEKIDEKNHAQVLEKTRDEVMDLLRKSVRPEFLNRIDEVIMFEPLSRANVREIVKIQLDALMAKLAERDMLLTPSEEMVDHIALLGYDPQFGARPIKRMIQKELLNELSRWIIEGKVEVNSPMVIDVFDGKIVFRKPLEDEEKVDGEEKGKRKKAEA, translated from the coding sequence ATGGACTTGAACAAATTCACGATCCGCTCGCAGCAGGCTATCCAACAGGCGCAGACCATCGCCACCGGCTTGGGCCAGCAACAGATCGAGACCGGCCACCTGCTGAAGGGACTACTGGAGGTGGACCAGGACGTGACGCCATTCCTGCTGAAAAAACTGAACGTCAACACGGCCACCTTGCTTTCAGCCTTGGACCGCATTGTGAACGGTTACCCGAAGGTGCAGGGCGGCGATGTGGTGCTGAGCCGACAAAGTGCTACGGTGCTGAACAAGGCGTTGGCTTCACTGAAGGAGTTCGGCGATGAATTCGCCAGCGTGGAGCACCTGCTGATCGGACTGGAGGCGGGCAGCGACAATGTGGCCCAACTGCTGAAGGATGGCGGCGTGAACCACAAGGACCTCGTGCTTGCGATCAAAGAATTGCGCAAGGGCAGCAAGGTGACCAGTCAGAGCCAGGAGGAGACCTACAATGCGTTGAACAAATATGCGAAGAACCTCAACCAGCTCGCCAAAGAGAACAAGCTGGACCCGGTGATCGGGCGCGATGAGGAGATCCGGCGCGTGCTGCAGATCCTCAGCCGACGCACCAAGAACAACCCGATCCTGATCGGCGAACCCGGCGTGGGCAAGACCGCCATCGCGGAAGGCATCGCGCAGCGCATCGTCAGCGGCGACGTGCCGGACGACCTGAAAAGCAAACAGGTCTTCAGCCTCGACATGGGTTCGTTGGTGGCCGGAGCGAAATACAAAGGTGAATTCGAAGAGCGCCTGAAGGCCGTGGTGAAGGAGGTGATCAGCGCGGAAGGCAACGTCATCCTCTTCATTGATGAGATCCACACGCTGGTGGGCGCGGGCGGGGGTGAAGGCGCGATGGACGCGGCCAACATCCTCAAGCCAGCATTGGCGCGCGGCGAGCTGCGCGCGATCGGTGCCACCACGCTGAACGAGTACCAGAAGTACTTCGAAAAGGATAAAGCCTTGGAGCGCCGCTTCCAGAAAGTGCTGATCGATGAGCCTTCCCGCGAGGACGCCATCAGCATCCTGCGCGGCCTGAAGGAGAAGTACGAAAGCCACCACAAGGTGCTGATCAAGGACGCCGCGATCATCGCTGCCGTGGAGCTCAGCACGCGCTACATCAGCGACCGTTTCCTGCCGGACAAGGCCATCGACCTCATCGACGAGGCGGCCAGCAAACTGCGCATGGAGATCAACTCCAAACCCGAGGAACTGGACGAGGTGGATCGCCGCGTGATGCAGTTGGAGATCGAGCGCGAGGCGATCAAGCGCGAAGGCGACCAAAGCCAATTGGAGGGCTTGAACAAGGAGATCGCCGAATTAGGCAACAAGCGCGACGCGTTGAAGGCCCGCTGGGAAAGCGAGCGCGGCCTCGTGGAGAAGATCAATGAGGCCAAGGACCGTGCGGAGCAATTGAAGTTCGACGCCGCGCAGGCCGAGCGTGAAGGCGATTACGAAAAGGTGGCGGAGATCCGCTACGGACGCATGAAGGAGACCGAGGACCAACTGGCGAAGGCCAAGGCGGACCTTATTGAACTGCAGACCACTTCCAAGATGATCAAGGAGGAAGTGGACGTGGAGGAGATCGCTTCCGTGGTGAGCCGATGGACCGGCATTCCCGTGACGAGCATGCTGGAGACCGAGCGTATGAAGCTGCTCACCTTGGAGGACGAACTGCACAAACGCGTGGTGGGACAGGACCAGGCCGTGCGCGCCGTGGCCGACGCCGTGCGCCGCAGCCGCGCGGGCATGGGCGACGCGAAGCGGCCCATTGGCTCCTTCATCTTCCTAGGGACCACCGGCGTGGGCAAGACCGAGCTGGCCAAGGCGCTCAGCGAAGTGCTCTTCAACGATGAGCACGCCATGACGCGCATCGACATGAGCGAGTACCAGGAACGCCACAGCACCAGCCGTTTGGTGGGCGCGCCTCCGGGCTACATCGGCTATGAGGAAGGCGGACAGCTCACCGAGGCCGTGCGCCGCAAACCGTACAGCGTGGTGCTGCTGGACGAGATCGAGAAAGCGCACCCCGACGTGTGGAACGTGCTGCTGCAAGTGCTGGACGACGGCCGTCTCACCGACAACAAGGGCCGGGTGGTGAATTTCAAGAACACCATCATCATCATGACCTCCAACATCGGCTCGGACATCATCCAGGAGAACTACGAGAAGATCGATGAGAAGAACCACGCGCAAGTGCTGGAGAAGACACGCGACGAGGTGATGGACCTGCTCCGGAAGAGCGTGCGCCCCGAGTTCCTCAACCGCATTGACGAGGTGATCATGTTCGAGCCGCTGAGCCGCGCCAACGTGCGGGAGATCGTGAAGATCCAGCTCGATGCGTTAATGGCCAAGCTCGCGGAGCGCGACATGTTGCTCACCCCGAGCGAGGAAATGGTGGACCACATCGCCCTCTTGGGCTACGACCCGCAATTCGGCGCGCGCCCCATCAAGCGCATGATCCAAAAGGAGCTGCTGAACGAGCTGAGCCGCTGGATCATCGAGGGCAAAGTGGAGGTCAACTCACCGATGGTGATCGACGTCTTCGACGGGAAGATTGTCTTCCGCAAGCCGCTTGAGGATGAGGAGAAGGTGGACGGTGAGGAAAAGGGGAAGCGGAAGAAGGCGGAGGCGTGA